Below is a window of Calderihabitans maritimus DNA.
AAAAGATGAGCTGGTCATTGGAGCCAGTTCCATTATCGGCAATCATGCCCTGCCCTGCAGCATCTGGGCTTTTCAGGAAAAATATCCGCAGGTAAAGCTAAAGGTAGAAGTGGGTAACACTAAGTTAATTATTCAGAAGGTCATCGAACAACAGGTCGAACTGGGCCTGGTGGAAGGTTCTACTGAATTGCCTGGTCAGAAGGGACTGGTCACCAAGAAAATTGCTACGGACGAAGTAGTAGTCATTGTTCCTAATAAAGGCTTTTGGGCCCAAAAAGAAGAGATAACTATAAAGGAATTGATGAAAGAGCGGTTTATTGTGCGGGAAAAAGGTTCAGGGGTTCGCGAGGCTTTGGAAAGAGCTCTGGAGAACCAGGGGATAAAACTTTCGGAACTTAATGTGGTGAGCGAGATGAGCAGTTTAGAGGGGATCAAAGCGGCGGTGGAAGCTGGTTTTGCTATTTCCATTTGCTGCCGGCAGGGGGTCCAAAAGGATATCCGGCGGGGGACTCTAAGGGCCATACCGATCAAAGAGCTGCCCATTCAAATAGATTATTATCTCCTTTATATGAAAAATAAATTTTTAAAACCAGTAGCCAAGCGTTTTATCCGGTTTATTGCCCCCGAGACACTGGAGTTTTGTTAAATTAAATGCCGTAGCCCGGGAATAGGCTCCCGGGCTACGGCGATTATAGGTACATCCGGGTCAATAGCTTTACTCCGATATAAGCTCCGGCAAAGACGAAGATAGCAAAAACCCAGCCATGAAGAGATTGGGAAGAAATGGCACTAAAAAAGGCGCCTACATTACACCCATGGGCCAGCCGGGCACCAAACCCCATCAACGCTCCTCCCCCTAGGGCGAGGATGATTTGGCGGCGTCGCCGGATTTTTATCCATCGGAAATCTGATGACAACAAGGTCGAGAGCAAAGATCCAGCTATCATGCCGAGAATCATCCAGGTATCTTCACCTCTAATATCGTGTCCATGTTGGAAATAAGCCCATTTTTCCGGGTGGCTGCCGAAGACTCTGGCTATTTTAACTCCCCATTTAGCTATAGCAAGCGAAATCCCCCAGGGTTTTTGGGTTGCGGCGAAGAGGATGATATTTAAAAGTGCTAGGAGGAGACCGCCAAACCAATACGTCCAGCCGGTAGAAACACCATGAAACCGTAATACTTCTTTAGACATCTTTTCACCAGCCTATTCCTGTTTGGTCAAAAAGATTTGCCAGATACCGTTTTCAGTAGACTCTACGGTAAACTCATAACGGTTTTTTTCAGCCCAGTCCAGGATATTTCTAACTGAACGGCTGAAGTTTGTCTCTACCACCAGGGTATCTCCGGTTTTTAATCTTCGACATATTTGTTGAGTTTTTAACAGAGGTACGGGGCAAACCTCTCCTAAAACGTCAAGTCTGTGGGTTGCCACGCTGAACCTTCCCCCTCTTGTCAATGCTGCTTCTTTCCATCCGACAAAGGATGAAATAGATACCTGCCAGTACGGTTACCTGGGCAATTAAGGCTGGCCCCCAGCCGAGATAATCCGGAAAAAAGACCGGTCGCCACACCGGTAAAGCTTGCTCCCACCAGCCAAAGCTCCAGATACACAGGAGGGAACCGGATATAAGGCCCGCTAAAGTCCATAAATAAATTACAGAACCTTCACCGATACGAGCCAGGCAACTGCAGACGCAGCCACCGGCGAGAATCATACCCAGACCAAAAAGGAAACCACCGAGCGCTGTATTTAAACCAACCGGGTAGATTTTTCCGGGAATGGTCAATCCCTGTACAAAAAAATTGTACTGAATAGCGGCAAATCCGATGGTGGATATTATTAACATTAAAAGCACGGCTTTCGTCAAGCTTAGGGTGCCAAAGAGAATGGGGTCGCGAAAGGCACTGGCAAAGCAAAAACGGGACCGCTGAATAACAAACCCAAAACCGAGACCAAAAAACCAATAGACTGCTTTTAAAGGCGAAAAGTGAGCCAGCGTCAGTCCTGTTAGAATTACTGCAAGAAAGGTAAGCAGAAAGAAGTGAAACTGATTTTTTTTCACTTTTTACACCTCTGTGGAAAAAATTATACCATAAATCAACAAAGAATTGCATAATCCAAATTATTGCGATTTTGTTAAGAAGAACCCCTTGCTTACTTTTTAAGTTTTCCTTATACTATAAGCAAAAACATGTTCTCCGAGCCTATTTGCCTAAGGCTCAGGCTATGGCAAATGGGCCGTGCTGCTCCGGCAGCACCAGGGTATGGCGGGAAACCGGCATGCCCCCCGCATTTGGAAAGGAGACCCGACGAGATTTGACGCGGCGCCTTTTATTGCGGGGGCGCCTGTTTATTTTAAGTGGACAAGGGGTTGGCGATTAATGCAGGACCGGTTTCAAAGAGAAATCAATTACTTGAGAATTTCGATAACTGATAGGTGTAATTTACGATGTGTTTACTGCATGCCACCGGAAGGGGTCAAGCTGGTAGAACATGAGGATATCCTCCGGTTGGAGGAAATCGAAACCATTGTGCGGGCAGCCGCTGCGGTGGGGATCAGAAAACTCCGCTTAACCGGTGGAGAACCCCTGATCCGGAAGGGGATTGTCAGGTTGGTGAGGAAACTTTCTGCTGTTCCCGGTATTGACGATCTAGCACTGACTACCAACGGTATTTTGCTGGCCCGATATCTAAAGAGCCTGGAGGAGGCAGGGCTTAACCGCGTCAACATAAGCTTAGATACCTTGCGCCCTGAAAGGTTTAAAGAAATTACCAGGGGTGGAAATTTAACGGATGTATGGCAAGGAATAAAGGCTGCACTGGCTTCCTCCCTCCATCCGGTGAAGCTCAATACCGTCATCATACGTGGTTCTAACGATGACGAGATTCTTGATTTTGCCCGCCTGACCATGGAGTTTCCGCTACACGTAAGATTTATTGAATTAATGCCTATCGGCACATGCAATGCCTGGGCTGAAGAGAAAAGGGTGCCCTATTACGAAATCAAGGAACAAATTGAGAAAGAATTGGGCAGCCTGGTAGCCTATGAAGAGGTGCCCGGGGGAGGTCCTGCTAAATACTACCGTTTGCCCGGTGCTTTAGGGACTATTGGATTTATTACCGCTATGAGCAACCATTTTTGTAATCATTGTAACCGGATTAGACTGACGGCTCAGGGACAAATCAGGCCCTGCCTGCACTCCGAGTGGGAGATTGACCTTAAAGGGCCGCTCCGTCAGGGAGCGCGGGAAGAAGAATTGCAGGCCCTTATTTCTCAAGCCATTCAGGGGAAGCCGCGTCGGCATTCCATGGACTCTGAAGGATGGCAGGATCAGCGACGGAGTATGTTTCAGATCGGAGGCTGATGGGCGTGAGTGCCTTAGACAGATGGAAAGTATTGGGCATGATCGTATTAGCTTTTTCACTTTTGATTAATGGTTGTGCGAAAAATGAAGAACAAGAGGTCCTCACGGTTTTTGCGGCTTCATCTCTAACTGAGAGTTTCCGGGAGATAGCCCGCGCCTTTCAAGCACTTCACCCCGGTGTAAAGGTTCAGCTCAACTTTGCCGGGAGCCAAGTTTTGATGCAGCAGTTGAGTGCTGGCGCTCAGGCGGATGTCTTTGCTTCGGCAGACGAGAGATATGTGGCTGAAGCGGTCGAGCAAAATCTAGCGGAGCAGCCTCGTCTGATGGCTAAAAACAGACTGGTGGCGGTTATTGCTAAAGAACAGGCGGGGATAGAAAACCTGGGAGACCTGGTGAAGATTAAAAACCTGGTGTTGGCAGACCCTCGGGTCCCGGTGGGTGCCTATTCAGAGCAGGTCCTGGACAATTTAGGCCGTCTTTACGGTTCCCAGTATAAATCGCGCGTAATTGAAAATGTGGTTTCTTGGGAAAGTAAT
It encodes the following:
- a CDS encoding selenium metabolism-associated LysR family transcriptional regulator, whose translation is MNLNQLELFCEVARLKSFSKAAKLLHITQPAVSLQIQNLEEYYGAKLFERTAQGVILTSAGRVVYEYARRLLEIHQQMERELDRVFGVEKDELVIGASSIIGNHALPCSIWAFQEKYPQVKLKVEVGNTKLIIQKVIEQQVELGLVEGSTELPGQKGLVTKKIATDEVVVIVPNKGFWAQKEEITIKELMKERFIVREKGSGVREALERALENQGIKLSELNVVSEMSSLEGIKAAVEAGFAISICCRQGVQKDIRRGTLRAIPIKELPIQIDYYLLYMKNKFLKPVAKRFIRFIAPETLEFC
- a CDS encoding YeeE/YedE thiosulfate transporter family protein, whose translation is MSKEVLRFHGVSTGWTYWFGGLLLALLNIILFAATQKPWGISLAIAKWGVKIARVFGSHPEKWAYFQHGHDIRGEDTWMILGMIAGSLLSTLLSSDFRWIKIRRRRQIILALGGGALMGFGARLAHGCNVGAFFSAISSQSLHGWVFAIFVFAGAYIGVKLLTRMYL
- a CDS encoding sulfurtransferase TusA family protein; amino-acid sequence: MATHRLDVLGEVCPVPLLKTQQICRRLKTGDTLVVETNFSRSVRNILDWAEKNRYEFTVESTENGIWQIFLTKQE
- a CDS encoding YeeE/YedE thiosulfate transporter family protein; translated protein: MKKNQFHFFLLTFLAVILTGLTLAHFSPLKAVYWFFGLGFGFVIQRSRFCFASAFRDPILFGTLSLTKAVLLMLIISTIGFAAIQYNFFVQGLTIPGKIYPVGLNTALGGFLFGLGMILAGGCVCSCLARIGEGSVIYLWTLAGLISGSLLCIWSFGWWEQALPVWRPVFFPDYLGWGPALIAQVTVLAGIYFILCRMERSSIDKRGKVQRGNPQT
- the moaA gene encoding GTP 3',8-cyclase MoaA, which encodes MQDRFQREINYLRISITDRCNLRCVYCMPPEGVKLVEHEDILRLEEIETIVRAAAAVGIRKLRLTGGEPLIRKGIVRLVRKLSAVPGIDDLALTTNGILLARYLKSLEEAGLNRVNISLDTLRPERFKEITRGGNLTDVWQGIKAALASSLHPVKLNTVIIRGSNDDEILDFARLTMEFPLHVRFIELMPIGTCNAWAEEKRVPYYEIKEQIEKELGSLVAYEEVPGGGPAKYYRLPGALGTIGFITAMSNHFCNHCNRIRLTAQGQIRPCLHSEWEIDLKGPLRQGAREEELQALISQAIQGKPRRHSMDSEGWQDQRRSMFQIGG
- the modA gene encoding molybdate ABC transporter substrate-binding protein; amino-acid sequence: MSALDRWKVLGMIVLAFSLLINGCAKNEEQEVLTVFAASSLTESFREIARAFQALHPGVKVQLNFAGSQVLMQQLSAGAQADVFASADERYVAEAVEQNLAEQPRLMAKNRLVAVIAKEQAGIENLGDLVKIKNLVLADPRVPVGAYSEQVLDNLGRLYGSQYKSRVIENVVSWESNVKQVVAKVALGEAGGALVYATDVTPDLKKQVKVLEIPPEYNVEAKYFIAVGKNGKQKELAAEFIDFLMSSRGQEILLQFGFLPIR